A single genomic interval of uncultured Pseudodesulfovibrio sp. harbors:
- the guaB gene encoding IMP dehydrogenase, whose translation MSKILEKALTFDDVLLLPGYSNVLPDAVDVSTYLTPEIKLNIPLVSAAMDTVTESRMAISMARHGGAGVIHKNMSVREQAREIDRVKKSESGMISDPITVHPDDDLGKVLGIMAEYRISGLPVVKGDHLVGIITNRDIRFVKDENVLVSELMTTRDLVTVPEGIDNDEAKRKLHQHRIEKLLVVDKDNRLKGLITIKDINKHKKYPNAVKDSKGRLLVGAAIGIGAECLSRSEQLLHAGADFLVLDSAHGHSENILKSARDLRAAFPNIQLVGGNIATYEGAKALIEAGVDTVKVGIGPGSICTTRVVAGVGVPQITAVMEANRAAREADKCIIADGGIKYSGDVVKALAVGANACMMGSVLAGTDESPGETILYQGRTYKQYRGMGSIDAMKKGSSDRYFQEKSKKLVPEGIVGRVPYRGEVGDSLYQFIGGLRSGMGYTGSSNLDELYEKSQLCQISPAGLRESHVHDVTITKQSPNYRGDG comes from the coding sequence ATGAGCAAAATATTAGAGAAGGCCCTGACCTTTGACGACGTCCTGCTTCTGCCGGGCTACTCCAACGTCCTGCCTGACGCAGTGGACGTGTCCACATACCTGACTCCGGAAATCAAGTTGAACATTCCGCTGGTCTCCGCAGCCATGGACACCGTCACTGAATCCCGTATGGCCATCTCCATGGCCCGTCACGGTGGTGCGGGTGTCATTCACAAGAACATGTCTGTGCGCGAACAGGCGCGAGAGATTGATCGAGTCAAGAAGTCGGAATCCGGTATGATTTCCGACCCCATCACCGTCCACCCGGACGATGATCTCGGCAAGGTACTCGGCATCATGGCCGAATACCGCATTTCCGGTCTGCCGGTTGTGAAGGGTGACCATCTCGTCGGCATCATCACGAACCGCGACATCCGTTTCGTGAAAGATGAAAATGTGCTCGTTTCCGAGCTGATGACCACCCGCGACCTGGTCACCGTGCCCGAGGGTATCGACAACGACGAAGCCAAGCGCAAACTGCATCAGCATCGTATCGAGAAACTGCTCGTGGTGGACAAGGACAATCGTCTGAAAGGCCTTATCACCATCAAGGACATCAACAAGCACAAGAAGTACCCCAACGCCGTAAAGGACTCCAAGGGACGTCTGCTCGTCGGTGCCGCCATCGGTATCGGTGCGGAGTGCCTGAGCCGTTCCGAGCAGCTGCTTCACGCAGGGGCTGACTTCCTTGTTCTTGATTCCGCTCACGGACATTCCGAGAACATCCTGAAGTCCGCACGCGACCTGCGCGCCGCTTTCCCGAACATCCAGCTTGTCGGCGGCAATATCGCCACTTACGAAGGCGCCAAGGCTCTTATCGAAGCGGGCGTGGATACCGTCAAGGTCGGCATCGGCCCCGGTTCCATTTGCACCACGCGCGTAGTCGCCGGTGTGGGCGTGCCCCAGATCACTGCTGTCATGGAAGCCAACCGCGCTGCCCGTGAAGCAGACAAGTGCATCATCGCCGACGGCGGCATCAAGTACTCCGGCGATGTGGTCAAGGCCCTCGCCGTGGGTGCCAACGCCTGCATGATGGGTTCGGTCCTCGCCGGTACCGACGAGAGCCCGGGTGAAACCATCCTGTACCAAGGCCGTACCTACAAGCAGTACCGCGGCATGGGTTCCATCGACGCCATGAAGAAGGGCAGCTCCGATCGTTACTTCCAGGAGAAATCCAAGAAGCTCGTTCCCGAAGGCATCGTCGGTCGTGTCCCGTACCGCGGTGAAGTCGGCGACTCCCTGTATCAGTTCATCGGCGGCCTGCGTTCCGGCATGGGCTACACCGGTTCCTCGAACCTTGATGAACTGTACGAGAAGTCCCAGCTTTGCCAGATATCCCCGGCCGGTCTCAGGGAATCCCATGTCCATGACGTAACCATTACCAAGCAGTCCCCGAACTATCGCGGCGACGGCTAG
- a CDS encoding CcmD family protein, whose protein sequence is MSATTYLFMANAAVWLGVAGYLIFLAGKSSTLEKRVRQLELLGEDNDG, encoded by the coding sequence ATGTCTGCAACCACGTATCTTTTTATGGCAAACGCGGCAGTCTGGCTCGGTGTGGCCGGATATCTCATTTTCCTGGCTGGCAAGTCCAGCACGTTGGAGAAGCGTGTCCGACAGCTCGAACTTCTGGGGGAAGACAATGACGGCTAA
- a CDS encoding heme exporter protein CcmB — MLKRAGVIASKDLKLSMSGGQGLVQAVLLGLLLIFLFSLSKPLGGQITAQAAGAIFWLASAFGLVLVFNDLFAIEEANGARIGILSSPVPVHAVWIGKGVAGLSLLLVSQLVFLPATVAFLGQTIHGPWWLLCITLIGADIGLVVIGALLGALSQGQAARESLLSVIVFPLLLPVLLSGITLFGMCFSPDGPDGYNSWVGLIFAFDCLFAGAGLFLFPFVYSGEE, encoded by the coding sequence ATGCTGAAGCGCGCAGGAGTCATTGCTTCCAAGGATTTGAAACTGTCCATGTCCGGTGGGCAGGGGCTTGTTCAGGCCGTCCTGCTCGGACTGCTTCTGATTTTTCTGTTCAGTCTGTCCAAGCCGCTTGGCGGGCAGATTACCGCACAGGCAGCCGGGGCCATCTTCTGGCTTGCGTCGGCATTCGGGCTGGTGCTCGTGTTCAACGACCTGTTCGCCATCGAGGAGGCCAACGGTGCGCGTATCGGCATTTTGTCGTCGCCTGTGCCGGTGCATGCCGTCTGGATCGGCAAGGGGGTTGCCGGACTGAGCCTGCTGCTGGTCTCGCAGCTTGTCTTTCTGCCCGCGACTGTCGCGTTTCTCGGTCAGACCATTCACGGCCCGTGGTGGCTGCTGTGCATCACGCTCATTGGTGCGGATATCGGGCTGGTGGTCATCGGTGCGCTGCTCGGAGCCTTGTCGCAGGGACAGGCCGCTCGCGAGTCGTTGCTGTCGGTTATCGTTTTTCCGCTTTTGCTGCCGGTGCTTCTGTCGGGCATTACCCTGTTCGGCATGTGTTTTTCCCCGGATGGCCCGGATGGCTACAACAGCTGGGTCGGTTTGATTTTCGCCTTTGACTGTTTGTTCGCCGGAGCGGGTCTGTTCCTGTTCCCGTTTGTCTACAGTGGAGAAGAGTAG
- a CDS encoding branched-chain amino acid ABC transporter permease: MSFVEFFLSAGCDSVAHAFKKSFLAAIWFVFLTFPIMVIRVNTIEKTVVWHWERMAYIAVAIFFGSFVWRWLLARKELKKDETREESKVESLLTRIQSNTILKVVAVGVILLAALAFPKVFDLYQTNIMISCLVYIVLGLGLNIVVGLAGLLDLGYVAFYAVGAYAYALCNMHWDIGFWYMLPVGAVLGAICGILLGFPVLRLRGDYLAIVTLGFGEIIRLVLENWGEVTMGPSGISGIDRPALFGMKMGVIASTQYMYYIMIGLVIFTIFCVNRLQNSRIGRAWLALREDEIACQAMGIDKMKTKLMAFSLGATWAGMAGVVFAAKTTFINPASFTFWESAIILSVVVIGGMGSIRGVIAGAIILILVPEYLRDFAEFRMLLFGAIMVLVMVFRPQGLISAKRKVYKYEAATTAGGANE, encoded by the coding sequence ATGAGCTTTGTGGAGTTCTTCCTGAGTGCCGGGTGCGACAGTGTCGCCCATGCGTTCAAGAAGTCCTTTCTCGCTGCGATCTGGTTCGTTTTTCTTACTTTCCCGATCATGGTGATTCGGGTCAATACCATTGAGAAGACCGTGGTGTGGCATTGGGAGAGAATGGCCTACATCGCGGTTGCCATTTTCTTTGGTTCCTTTGTCTGGCGCTGGCTGTTGGCACGCAAGGAATTGAAAAAGGACGAGACCAGAGAGGAAAGCAAGGTCGAATCCCTGCTGACACGGATTCAGTCCAACACCATTCTCAAGGTGGTTGCCGTCGGTGTGATTCTTTTGGCCGCACTGGCCTTCCCCAAGGTGTTTGATCTGTACCAGACAAACATCATGATTTCGTGTCTGGTCTATATCGTGCTCGGCCTCGGCCTCAATATCGTTGTCGGTCTGGCCGGTCTGCTGGACCTCGGATACGTGGCCTTTTACGCCGTGGGCGCGTATGCCTACGCCCTGTGTAACATGCATTGGGACATCGGTTTCTGGTACATGCTTCCAGTCGGCGCGGTGCTCGGAGCCATCTGCGGTATCCTTCTCGGTTTTCCCGTGCTCAGGTTGCGGGGCGACTATCTTGCCATCGTCACCCTCGGGTTCGGTGAGATCATCCGTCTCGTACTTGAAAACTGGGGCGAAGTGACCATGGGACCCTCCGGCATCTCCGGCATTGACCGTCCTGCTCTCTTCGGAATGAAGATGGGTGTGATCGCCTCGACCCAATACATGTATTACATCATGATCGGATTGGTCATTTTCACCATTTTCTGCGTCAATCGATTGCAGAATTCCCGTATAGGGCGTGCGTGGCTCGCCCTGCGTGAGGATGAGATAGCCTGTCAGGCCATGGGCATCGACAAGATGAAGACCAAGCTCATGGCATTCTCGCTCGGTGCGACATGGGCCGGTATGGCCGGTGTCGTGTTCGCGGCCAAGACCACGTTCATCAATCCCGCGTCCTTTACCTTCTGGGAGTCGGCCATCATCCTGTCCGTTGTCGTCATCGGTGGCATGGGCTCGATCCGGGGCGTCATCGCGGGTGCCATCATCCTGATTCTGGTGCCCGAGTATCTGCGTGATTTTGCTGAATTCAGGATGCTCCTGTTCGGTGCCATCATGGTGCTGGTCATGGTCTTCCGCCCGCAGGGGCTTATCAGCGCCAAGCGCAAGGTCTACAAGTACGAAGCAGCAACTACCGCGGGCGGTGCCAATGAATAA
- a CDS encoding tetratricopeptide repeat protein gives MTAKSVVFGRKAVILAVVVSVAAMFVTSFMYRMDNPNLFVKGQQPSSMSGEGATPPPGMGQGGGMARVKEFMARVEENPNDVEALVNLGNSFLMMRAWDRALEPLEKANELKPGNTDVLKAIGIAYFNKEEFVKASAYYEQILEIDPADTLAMFNLGVIYKHYFKKPVEARKYFEKVLKLEKNDAEMRKLAAQEIEK, from the coding sequence ATGACGGCTAAATCCGTGGTTTTCGGTCGCAAGGCGGTGATTCTCGCCGTGGTTGTTTCGGTTGCGGCCATGTTCGTGACCAGTTTCATGTACCGCATGGACAACCCGAACCTGTTCGTGAAAGGGCAGCAGCCCAGCAGCATGTCCGGGGAGGGAGCGACTCCTCCGCCCGGTATGGGGCAGGGGGGCGGCATGGCTCGTGTAAAGGAATTCATGGCCCGTGTTGAGGAAAACCCCAATGACGTGGAAGCGCTTGTCAATCTCGGCAACTCGTTTCTCATGATGCGTGCCTGGGATCGGGCTTTGGAGCCGCTTGAAAAGGCCAATGAACTGAAGCCGGGGAACACCGACGTGCTCAAGGCGATCGGTATTGCCTATTTCAACAAGGAAGAATTCGTGAAGGCGTCTGCCTACTATGAACAGATTCTCGAGATCGATCCGGCTGACACGCTGGCGATGTTCAACCTCGGGGTCATTTACAAGCATTATTTCAAGAAACCGGTTGAAGCCCGAAAATATTTCGAAAAAGTGCTGAAACTGGAAAAGAATGATGCTGAAATGCGAAAGTTGGCGGCCCAAGAAATTGAGAAGTAA
- a CDS encoding ABC transporter ATP-binding protein — translation MNNPVLNVNSVSKDFGGIRALDEVDLVVGDKEIVALIGPNGAGKTTFFNCITGIYSPTSGSVLIDPEAKGKTLRINGRKPNIVTELGMARTFQNIRLFPSMTALENVMIGTHCRTKSSIWGAVSRNKATRDEEQAVIGKSYELLKLVGLEEYVNELASNIPYGKQRRLEIARALATDPFLLLLDEPAAGMNPQETLELEKLIVDIRDRFDISIMLIEHDMKMVMSMSDRIYVLDYGRMIADGTPQEIAENPAVIKAYLGEDDDA, via the coding sequence ATGAATAATCCAGTTCTCAACGTTAATTCCGTGAGCAAGGACTTCGGGGGCATCCGTGCCCTTGACGAAGTCGATCTCGTGGTTGGCGACAAGGAAATCGTGGCACTTATCGGACCCAACGGTGCGGGCAAGACCACGTTCTTCAACTGCATCACGGGCATTTACAGCCCGACCAGCGGCAGTGTGCTCATCGATCCTGAAGCCAAGGGTAAAACCCTGCGTATCAATGGCCGCAAGCCGAACATCGTTACCGAGCTCGGCATGGCGCGAACTTTCCAGAACATCCGGCTCTTTCCGTCCATGACCGCCCTTGAGAACGTCATGATCGGCACGCATTGCCGGACCAAGTCCTCGATTTGGGGGGCTGTCTCACGCAATAAGGCCACTCGTGATGAGGAACAGGCCGTCATCGGCAAGAGCTATGAACTGCTCAAGCTCGTCGGACTGGAAGAGTACGTCAACGAACTGGCTTCCAATATTCCTTATGGAAAACAGCGTCGGCTTGAAATTGCCCGCGCTTTGGCAACCGATCCGTTTCTGCTGCTTCTGGATGAACCTGCCGCAGGCATGAATCCTCAAGAAACACTGGAGCTTGAGAAACTTATTGTGGATATCCGCGACCGGTTTGACATCTCCATAATGCTTATTGAACACGATATGAAAATGGTCATGTCCATGTCCGATCGCATTTATGTGCTTGACTATGGGCGCATGATAGCCGATGGAACGCCGCAGGAGATCGCCGAGAACCCGGCCGTGATCAAGGCCTATCTCGGGGAGGATGACGATGCCTAG
- a CDS encoding ABC transporter ATP-binding protein, translating to MLELENVNSFYGNIQALYDVSLHIDHGEIITLIGANGAGKSTTLMTVCGVVQARSGSVTYQDIDITRELPNRIVSQGICQVPEGRLIFPELTVQENLDMGAFMRKDKDGIKRDMEYCFDLFPILAERRRQPGGNLSGGEQQMLAIGRALMARPKLLLLDEPSMGLAPLVVKQIFEIIEKVNRESGTTIFLVEQNANLALKIGHRGYVMENGRIVLSDSCDKLLADEQVKKAYLGL from the coding sequence ATTCTCGAACTTGAAAACGTCAACAGCTTCTATGGAAATATCCAGGCGCTGTATGACGTCAGCCTGCATATCGACCATGGTGAGATCATTACCCTGATCGGAGCCAACGGCGCGGGCAAGTCCACGACGCTCATGACCGTGTGCGGTGTGGTGCAGGCCCGGTCCGGTTCCGTTACCTATCAGGATATAGATATCACCAGAGAGCTGCCGAACAGGATTGTTTCGCAGGGCATCTGTCAGGTACCGGAAGGGCGTCTCATCTTTCCGGAACTCACGGTTCAGGAAAATCTGGACATGGGTGCGTTCATGAGGAAAGACAAGGACGGCATCAAGCGGGACATGGAATATTGTTTCGACCTGTTCCCGATTCTGGCCGAACGCCGCAGGCAACCGGGAGGAAACCTGTCTGGCGGTGAGCAGCAGATGCTCGCCATTGGTCGGGCACTCATGGCCCGTCCCAAGCTGCTGCTCCTTGACGAGCCATCCATGGGCCTTGCCCCGCTCGTCGTGAAGCAGATCTTCGAGATTATCGAGAAGGTCAACAGGGAGAGCGGCACCACCATCTTCCTTGTGGAGCAGAACGCGAACCTCGCGCTCAAGATAGGGCACCGAGGGTACGTCATGGAAAACGGGAGGATAGTGCTCTCGGATTCCTGCGACAAGCTCCTTGCGGATGAGCAGGTGAAAAAGGCCTACCTGGGCCTCTAA
- the ccsA gene encoding cytochrome c biogenesis protein CcsA — protein sequence MKVKILAAVAAVALLVQQYMIWFYAPVAQSGPVQKIFYMHLPCSWWGLVSFFVVFVSSILYLFSRKPVYDRVAGAAAEIGVLFATLALVTGSVWARAEWGHWWLWDPKLTTALIMWYVYAGYLVLRSTPMGRDRKALVCAVLGIVAFLDVPLVFFAAKLWGSAHPDGLARKGSGMEIRMWQTVFAGLTAFGFVWGAMLLTRAKQLAQQARLEAMLIWDEE from the coding sequence ATGAAGGTAAAGATACTGGCTGCAGTGGCGGCAGTCGCCCTGTTGGTTCAACAGTACATGATCTGGTTTTATGCGCCGGTTGCCCAGTCCGGGCCGGTGCAGAAGATTTTCTACATGCATTTGCCGTGTTCGTGGTGGGGGCTGGTGAGCTTCTTCGTGGTTTTCGTGTCGTCCATCCTGTACCTCTTCAGTCGCAAGCCGGTGTATGACCGGGTGGCCGGGGCGGCCGCAGAGATCGGCGTGCTGTTCGCAACCCTCGCACTGGTCACCGGTTCGGTCTGGGCCCGTGCCGAGTGGGGCCACTGGTGGCTGTGGGACCCGAAACTGACCACCGCGCTCATCATGTGGTATGTGTATGCGGGGTATCTCGTGCTGCGCTCGACGCCCATGGGCCGGGACCGCAAGGCGCTCGTGTGCGCCGTTCTCGGCATTGTGGCGTTTCTCGATGTGCCGCTCGTGTTTTTTGCGGCAAAGCTGTGGGGCAGCGCACATCCCGACGGTCTGGCTCGCAAGGGTTCCGGCATGGAAATACGGATGTGGCAGACGGTTTTCGCCGGGTTGACCGCTTTCGGTTTCGTGTGGGGAGCCATGCTCCTGACGCGGGCGAAACAGTTGGCGCAGCAGGCTCGTCTTGAAGCCATGCTCATTTGGGACGAAGAATAG
- a CDS encoding branched-chain amino acid ABC transporter substrate-binding protein, with translation MRKLHLIALCIAMVAMLAACGGEMEKAEKKDEQADVATGEVAPAGKLVLGVAGAHSGDLASYGLPTVNAAKLVAAKVNAAGGVNGMQVEVVSQDDQCKPELATNAATKMLSDDVKIVLGHICSGATKAALPIYAESEIVLMSPSATNPPLTQSGEYPNFFRTIAPDDAQAALEVAFAKGLGLKKIAVIHDKGDYGKGFASFCKQFVEKEDGMEVTLFEGVTPGAVDYSAVVQKIKSSGADAVIFGGYHPEASKIVSAMRKKNIDIPFLSDDGVKDETFIKVAGKYAEGVYATGPMDFSANEIYKEAVAAHKKEFGADPGPFFPEAYSAALALLKAVENAGSTDYAKVTEALRTKYVDTAVGKIKFDSKGDAEGVGFAIYQVKDGKYVEVK, from the coding sequence ATGAGAAAACTGCATCTGATCGCACTGTGCATTGCCATGGTGGCAATGTTGGCAGCTTGTGGCGGAGAAATGGAAAAGGCTGAAAAAAAGGATGAGCAGGCTGACGTGGCGACTGGGGAAGTCGCTCCGGCCGGAAAACTGGTTCTCGGTGTTGCTGGCGCTCATTCCGGCGACCTGGCTTCTTATGGTCTGCCCACTGTCAATGCTGCCAAGCTCGTTGCCGCCAAGGTCAACGCTGCCGGCGGTGTGAACGGCATGCAGGTGGAAGTCGTCTCTCAGGACGATCAGTGCAAGCCTGAACTGGCTACCAACGCCGCCACCAAGATGTTGTCCGACGATGTCAAGATCGTTCTCGGTCACATCTGCTCCGGCGCTACCAAGGCCGCGCTGCCCATCTACGCCGAGTCTGAAATCGTTCTCATGTCTCCTTCCGCCACCAACCCGCCGCTGACCCAGTCCGGCGAGTACCCGAACTTCTTCCGCACCATCGCTCCTGATGACGCTCAGGCCGCTCTTGAAGTCGCCTTTGCCAAGGGCCTCGGTCTCAAGAAGATCGCCGTTATCCATGACAAGGGTGACTACGGAAAGGGCTTTGCCTCTTTCTGCAAGCAGTTTGTCGAGAAGGAAGACGGCATGGAAGTCACCTTGTTCGAAGGCGTGACTCCCGGTGCAGTGGATTATTCCGCTGTCGTCCAGAAGATCAAGAGCAGCGGTGCTGACGCGGTCATCTTCGGCGGTTACCACCCCGAAGCTTCCAAGATCGTTTCCGCCATGCGTAAGAAAAACATCGACATCCCGTTCCTGTCCGATGACGGCGTGAAGGACGAAACCTTCATCAAGGTCGCAGGCAAATACGCTGAAGGCGTCTACGCCACTGGCCCCATGGATTTCTCCGCCAACGAGATCTACAAGGAAGCCGTTGCCGCTCACAAGAAGGAATTCGGTGCCGACCCCGGCCCGTTCTTCCCGGAAGCATACTCCGCCGCCCTGGCTCTGCTGAAGGCTGTCGAGAATGCCGGTTCCACCGATTATGCCAAGGTCACCGAAGCCCTGCGGACCAAGTATGTTGACACCGCAGTCGGCAAGATCAAGTTTGATTCCAAGGGTGATGCCGAGGGCGTTGGCTTTGCTATCTATCAGGTCAAAGACGGCAAATACGTGGAAGTAAAGTAG
- a CDS encoding ABC transporter ATP-binding protein, whose amino-acid sequence MTADPGKPLLTVKRAAKFYGSKLVFKEISCEVGPGQIMLVAGPNGAGKSTLMRIMAGLSKPSAGDVSLNLDPEDVAYLGHSTFIYPGMSALANLKFWGSMYDLSPSRDELMQLLKRVGLERAAEEKAGSFSRGMAQRLNLARIYLVEPKLIFLDEPGTGLDPKSLATLRREITGFRDRGTSVVWISHHVAEDTALADIVLAIGGRKVEYFGAASGYAPEVEAC is encoded by the coding sequence ATGACTGCCGATCCGGGGAAGCCGCTTCTCACAGTGAAGCGTGCCGCCAAATTCTACGGCAGCAAGCTCGTGTTCAAGGAGATATCCTGCGAGGTCGGGCCGGGGCAGATTATGCTCGTGGCTGGTCCCAACGGTGCGGGCAAGTCCACGCTCATGCGTATCATGGCCGGATTGTCCAAGCCCTCTGCCGGGGATGTGAGCCTGAATCTCGACCCTGAGGACGTTGCCTATCTCGGGCATTCGACGTTCATTTATCCGGGGATGTCCGCGCTCGCCAATCTGAAATTCTGGGGCAGCATGTATGATCTGTCTCCATCCCGTGACGAGTTGATGCAACTGCTGAAACGGGTGGGGCTTGAACGTGCCGCCGAGGAAAAGGCCGGGTCCTTTTCGCGCGGCATGGCCCAGCGTCTCAATCTGGCACGCATCTATCTTGTGGAGCCGAAGCTCATTTTCCTTGATGAGCCCGGAACCGGACTCGATCCGAAGTCACTCGCGACCCTGCGAAGGGAAATCACGGGATTTCGCGACCGGGGAACAAGCGTGGTCTGGATCAGCCATCACGTTGCCGAGGACACCGCTCTCGCTGACATCGTGCTCGCCATCGGCGGCCGGAAGGTCGAATATTTCGGGGCGGCATCGGGATATGCACCGGAGGTGGAGGCATGCTGA
- a CDS encoding branched-chain amino acid ABC transporter permease LivH (LivHMGF is the membrane component of the LIV-I/LS branched-chain amino acid transporter) → MDYFLELLFGGLTRGSIYALIALGYTMVYGIIELINFAHGEIYMIGAFTGLIVAGLLTMLGFPGASILAIALVCAVIWAAAYGYTIEKVAYKPLRGAPRLSPLISAIGMSIFLQNYVMLSQTSDFLPFPELIPEFDFLKGSGFPMSSSELVIVLSTVAVCIGLTLFIKYTKLGKAMRATAQNRKMALLVGINVDMVISATFVIGSSLAAVGGVLIASHIGQINYFIGFIAGIKAFTAAVLGGIGSIPGAMLGALVLGLTEAFATGYVSSDYEDVFAFCLLVLILIFRPAGIMGKEKIQKV, encoded by the coding sequence ATGGATTATTTTCTGGAACTGCTTTTCGGCGGATTGACCCGTGGCAGTATTTATGCGCTCATAGCCTTGGGCTACACCATGGTCTACGGCATTATCGAGCTTATCAACTTCGCGCATGGCGAGATCTACATGATCGGCGCGTTTACGGGCCTCATCGTTGCAGGTCTGCTCACCATGCTCGGGTTCCCCGGTGCCTCGATTCTGGCGATCGCGCTTGTCTGTGCCGTCATCTGGGCTGCCGCTTACGGTTACACCATCGAAAAGGTCGCGTATAAGCCGCTTCGCGGTGCCCCGCGTCTGTCGCCGCTTATTTCCGCGATCGGTATGTCTATCTTTCTGCAAAACTACGTCATGCTTTCTCAGACCTCGGACTTTCTGCCGTTTCCCGAACTCATTCCCGAGTTCGATTTCCTGAAGGGCAGCGGGTTTCCCATGAGTTCGTCCGAACTGGTCATCGTGCTGTCCACGGTTGCCGTCTGCATCGGGCTGACGTTGTTCATCAAGTATACCAAGCTGGGCAAGGCCATGCGTGCCACCGCGCAGAATCGCAAGATGGCGCTGCTGGTCGGCATCAATGTCGATATGGTCATTTCTGCCACCTTTGTGATCGGCTCCAGTCTGGCCGCCGTCGGCGGTGTACTCATTGCCTCGCACATCGGGCAGATCAACTATTTCATCGGCTTCATTGCCGGCATCAAGGCGTTTACCGCTGCGGTGCTGGGCGGAATCGGTTCCATACCCGGAGCCATGCTCGGCGCACTCGTTCTCGGGCTGACCGAGGCGTTTGCCACGGGCTACGTTTCCTCGGACTACGAGGACGTGTTCGCATTCTGCCTGTTGGTGCTCATTCTGATTTTCCGGCCTGCTGGTATCATGGGTAAGGAAAAGATTCAGAAGGTGTAA